From a region of the Zingiber officinale cultivar Zhangliang chromosome 4B, Zo_v1.1, whole genome shotgun sequence genome:
- the LOC121975846 gene encoding vacuolar protein sorting-associated protein 32 homolog 2-like isoform X1 has translation MFSRVFGRNKEQPNALATLDKLNETLEMLEKKEKVLLKKMATEVEKAKEFTKAKNKRAAIQCLKRKRLYEQQVEQLGNFQLRIHDQMIMLEGAKATTETVDALRAGAAVMKAMQKATNIDDVDATMDEINEQTENMKQIQEALSIPIGADFDEDELLAELDELDDYELMDQLLQPATTAPAASLPVPTGRLPTRPVPQKNSSEEDEIAALQAEMAM, from the exons ATGTTCAGTAGGGTATTCGGAAGGAACAAAGAACAGCCAAATGCCTTGGCTACTCTGGATAAGCTCAATGAG ACACTTGAGATGCTAGAGAAAAAAGAGAAAGTTCTTCTGAAGAAGATGGCCACAGAGGTTGAGAAGGCCAAGGAGTTCACTAAAGCCAAAAACAAGAGAG CTGCTATACAATGCTTGAAAAGGAAAAGACTTTATGAGCAGCAAGTCGAGCAGCTTGGCAATTTCCAGTTGCGAATTCATGATCAG ATGATAATGTTGGAAGGTGCAAAAGCTACTACTGAGACAGTAGATGCACTGAGAGCTGGAGCAGCTGTCATGAAAGCTATGCAGAAAGCTAC TAATATTGATGATGTTGATGCAACAATGGATGAGATCAATGAACAAACAGAAAATATGAAACAAATTCAAGAAGCATTATCTATTCCTATTGGAGCTGATTTTGATGAA GACGAATTGCTAGCAGAACTAGATGAGTTGGATGACTATGAATTGATGGATCAGTTGCTTCAACCAGCTACAACTGCTCCAGCTGCTTCACTGCCAGTTCCTACTGGTAGACTTCCCACTCGACCTGTTCCACAAAAGAATAGTTCCGAGGAAGATGAAATTGCAGCACTACAGGCTGAAATGGCCATGTAA
- the LOC121975846 gene encoding vacuolar protein sorting-associated protein 32 homolog 2-like isoform X2 translates to METLEMLEKKEKVLLKKMATEVEKAKEFTKAKNKRAAIQCLKRKRLYEQQVEQLGNFQLRIHDQMIMLEGAKATTETVDALRAGAAVMKAMQKATNIDDVDATMDEINEQTENMKQIQEALSIPIGADFDEDELLAELDELDDYELMDQLLQPATTAPAASLPVPTGRLPTRPVPQKNSSEEDEIAALQAEMAM, encoded by the exons ATGGAG ACACTTGAGATGCTAGAGAAAAAAGAGAAAGTTCTTCTGAAGAAGATGGCCACAGAGGTTGAGAAGGCCAAGGAGTTCACTAAAGCCAAAAACAAGAGAG CTGCTATACAATGCTTGAAAAGGAAAAGACTTTATGAGCAGCAAGTCGAGCAGCTTGGCAATTTCCAGTTGCGAATTCATGATCAG ATGATAATGTTGGAAGGTGCAAAAGCTACTACTGAGACAGTAGATGCACTGAGAGCTGGAGCAGCTGTCATGAAAGCTATGCAGAAAGCTAC TAATATTGATGATGTTGATGCAACAATGGATGAGATCAATGAACAAACAGAAAATATGAAACAAATTCAAGAAGCATTATCTATTCCTATTGGAGCTGATTTTGATGAA GACGAATTGCTAGCAGAACTAGATGAGTTGGATGACTATGAATTGATGGATCAGTTGCTTCAACCAGCTACAACTGCTCCAGCTGCTTCACTGCCAGTTCCTACTGGTAGACTTCCCACTCGACCTGTTCCACAAAAGAATAGTTCCGAGGAAGATGAAATTGCAGCACTACAGGCTGAAATGGCCATGTAA